A window of Streptomyces sp. Je 1-332 genomic DNA:
CGGCACATCGGGCACCTCGACTACCAGGTGTGCCATCCCTGCGGCGTCGCCCACGTAAACACCATCGCGATCGCGGGCCATTGGCAGGGCATGGGCCTGGGGCGCGAGGCTCTCCACCGCGCGACGGACCCCTGGCCCGCCTACACATGGACCACGTCACGGCAGTCCGCCGACGGCCGGAAGTTCTTCGCGGCGATGGCGGAGGAGACCGGCCTCGAACTTGTGCAGGGAGCCGTGGAGTGCCCTCACATCACCGTCCCGCCACGGGGGCTCGGGCCCGGCGGGGCGCTGCTCTGAGGCGCTGTGCGACCGGCGAACCGCACGCGATAGCGTCGCCCACGTGACGATCAACACGCGTGGCAACACCCCTGACTCCGCCGGGCACGCGGGGGTGACCGCCGGACAGGGGCGGACCGCCCGACGCGTCGCCGACCTCGTCGTCCTGCTGTCCCCGCCCCTGATGCTCCTCGTGCCCGCGCTGCTGATACGGGCACGGCTGATCGACGACGGCTACCTCTTCCTCAACCTCGTCTCGCTCGGCGTCAGCGCT
This region includes:
- a CDS encoding N-acetyltransferase; its protein translation is MPAGRHVITLLDGGGRHIGHLDYQVCHPCGVAHVNTIAIAGHWQGMGLGREALHRATDPWPAYTWTTSRQSADGRKFFAAMAEETGLELVQGAVECPHITVPPRGLGPGGALL